The following coding sequences are from one Candidatus Bathyarchaeota archaeon window:
- a CDS encoding DUF1616 domain-containing protein codes for MNPIKWLSAIISYIAVTLLCVYLIPADSTLSAFTSFFGFTFVAFVPGYCLVNLLFHDGKLDLPETAVLSVALSFSIAGISGLFLGISPLGLTVNSITLTLSSIVAATAAFAFLRKTGMLHLRKHAPLI; via the coding sequence GTGAACCCCATCAAATGGCTAAGCGCAATCATCTCTTACATAGCCGTAACCTTGCTTTGCGTTTACCTAATACCCGCTGATTCAACGCTGTCGGCGTTCACCTCTTTTTTTGGCTTCACATTCGTAGCTTTCGTACCTGGCTACTGCCTTGTTAACCTGCTTTTCCACGACGGCAAACTAGACCTGCCCGAAACCGCCGTGCTCTCAGTCGCGTTAAGCTTTAGCATCGCAGGCATCTCTGGGCTGTTTCTAGGCATCTCGCCCCTTGGACTCACCGTCAACTCTATAACCCTCACCCTAAGCAGCATCGTAGCAGCCACAGCCGCGTTCGCTTTCCTGCGAAAAACAGGCATGCTCCACCTGCGAAAACACGCCCCCTTAATCTAA
- a CDS encoding cobalamin-dependent protein (Presence of a B(12) (cobalamin)-binding domain implies dependence on cobalamin itself, in one of its several forms, or in some unusual lineages, dependence on a cobalamin-like analog.), protein MSWLKSMMEKEPPEPTNPLGTVVIGNIEPDMHDTAKEAVRKALKRAGFKTVDVGKSAPIDAFITKIKESNANVLALSVNTIPAKNQLPKMMEALKAAGLDSIKIIMGGAAVKKDDADAIGALFGKNKEEAPEIAKKAVGQ, encoded by the coding sequence ATGTCCTGGCTAAAATCTATGATGGAAAAGGAACCACCAGAACCAACGAATCCTCTTGGCACAGTTGTCATCGGCAACATTGAACCAGACATGCACGACACGGCAAAAGAAGCTGTTCGTAAAGCTCTAAAACGTGCAGGCTTCAAAACAGTTGACGTAGGCAAGAGCGCACCCATCGATGCGTTCATCACCAAAATCAAAGAAAGCAACGCAAACGTACTGGCACTCTCTGTCAACACCATACCCGCAAAGAACCAGCTACCCAAAATGATGGAAGCACTAAAGGCTGCCGGTCTAGACAGCATCAAAATCATTATGGGCGGCGCAGCAGTCAAGAAAGACGACGCAGACGCAATCGGCGCACTCTTTGGTAAAAACAAAGAAGAAGCTCCCGAAATCGCAAAGAAAGCAGTCGGCCAATAA
- a CDS encoding DHA2 family efflux MFS transporter permease subunit, with the protein MKTAIQSRHNQNNLALLVLCTVLFVIAVADTVLNLALPSISGNLGATATQLLWIVDIYLLVVAALQLAFGSIGDRYGRKRLLQTGLVIFGLGSLGAAFSTSADMLILFRSTTGVGAAIMMPSTLSILTDVFREPKERARAIAVWSSVFSLGAAFGPIIGGYLLGHFAWSSIFYLNLPIVAIGLVGSVLFLPESRDKNSPKPNLLSVILSTLGLMFLVYAIITAGECGWFSSNVLTSFGIAGLFLLGFVLWERRSANSLLPLSFFRNMSFTASLVALTLSTFALMSSILFFSQYLQSVQGYSPFITGISMLPLSVIVFITTLLSVKVNERIGAKLTISTGLSTAGCGLLFFSLTAATQNPYALTVIPLLLIAVGIGLVMSPATNAVMNSIPTSRAGIGSAMNDTTRQIGGALGIAVLGSIVNSTYLQQVTSSQTIAALPAHIAKAIYSSIQNAQIAAAQLSPDLAAEVINFTKQAFVDGLTHSVFTGALILFFAATTILLIFPSRTKTTKPHS; encoded by the coding sequence ATGAAAACTGCAATCCAATCCAGACATAACCAAAACAACTTGGCTCTGCTTGTTTTATGCACGGTTTTGTTTGTGATTGCAGTAGCTGACACCGTCCTGAACCTTGCTTTGCCTTCTATTTCGGGTAATCTGGGCGCAACTGCTACTCAGCTTTTGTGGATTGTTGACATCTACCTTTTGGTTGTAGCTGCTTTGCAGTTGGCTTTTGGGTCAATTGGCGACCGCTACGGACGCAAACGCCTCCTCCAAACAGGTCTAGTCATCTTTGGGTTAGGCTCCTTAGGCGCAGCGTTTTCCACCTCCGCAGATATGCTCATACTGTTTCGCAGCACCACTGGCGTGGGCGCAGCCATAATGATGCCCTCTACGCTCTCGATTCTAACCGACGTTTTTCGAGAACCCAAAGAACGCGCAAGAGCCATAGCCGTCTGGTCAAGCGTGTTTAGTTTAGGCGCGGCGTTTGGACCCATAATCGGCGGTTACTTGCTTGGTCATTTTGCTTGGTCCTCAATTTTCTACCTTAACTTGCCCATCGTTGCCATAGGCTTAGTTGGCAGTGTCTTGTTCTTGCCTGAATCCCGCGACAAAAACAGTCCTAAACCAAACCTGCTTAGCGTCATACTCTCCACGTTAGGGCTGATGTTTCTTGTTTACGCCATCATAACTGCGGGTGAATGCGGCTGGTTCTCCAGCAACGTCTTAACCTCTTTTGGAATAGCTGGGCTGTTTCTGCTGGGCTTTGTTTTGTGGGAGCGCCGCTCAGCTAATTCTTTGTTGCCCTTGAGCTTTTTCAGGAACATGTCGTTTACGGCGTCACTTGTAGCGTTGACTCTTAGCACTTTCGCGTTAATGAGTTCTATCTTGTTCTTTAGCCAGTACCTGCAGTCCGTACAAGGATACAGCCCCTTCATAACTGGAATTAGCATGCTGCCCCTTAGCGTAATTGTCTTCATCACCACCCTGCTCTCCGTCAAAGTCAACGAAAGAATCGGCGCCAAACTAACCATAAGCACTGGGCTCTCCACAGCAGGCTGCGGACTACTCTTCTTTAGCCTAACCGCCGCAACCCAAAACCCCTACGCCCTAACCGTCATTCCTCTGCTGCTAATTGCCGTAGGCATCGGCTTAGTCATGAGCCCCGCAACCAACGCCGTCATGAACTCCATACCCACAAGCCGCGCAGGGATAGGCTCAGCCATGAACGACACCACCCGACAAATCGGCGGCGCACTAGGCATAGCCGTACTCGGCTCGATTGTCAACTCCACCTACCTCCAGCAAGTAACCTCCTCACAAACCATAGCCGCCCTACCCGCCCACATCGCCAAAGCCATATACAGCAGCATCCAAAACGCGCAAATCGCCGCCGCCCAACTCTCTCCCGACCTTGCCGCAGAAGTAATTAACTTCACAAAACAAGCCTTCGTAGACGGCTTAACCCACTCCGTATTCACAGGCGCACTTATCCTGTTCTTTGCCGCAACAACAATCCTGCTCATTTTCCCTTCAAGAACAAAAACCACAAAACCCCATAGTTGA